A region of Balnearium lithotrophicum DNA encodes the following proteins:
- a CDS encoding ATP-binding protein translates to MLLVAKSMAELKKRFPDSTIHEQGNCYFVFTKTGIVRFLKPRTREEIADRLLNGRFPKKYVDAVFGEKERTDAVKAVLSSKKGVFLSGKAGTGKTFACILKIALLVKLYKVNLPLFMPLQNLGDVFEYKKLIWEYDSFLVDDLNPNLGEWERKLVIETIYHAYNENKLLFVTSNAGFKTVAHFLKEEPLVSRLLEMCEVRTVKGEDLRVKRRP, encoded by the coding sequence ATGCTGTTAGTTGCAAAGAGCATGGCAGAACTTAAAAAGAGGTTTCCCGACTCAACAATACATGAGCAGGGAAACTGCTACTTTGTATTCACAAAGACCGGAATTGTGAGGTTTTTAAAGCCAAGAACAAGAGAAGAAATAGCAGACAGGCTCCTAAACGGAAGGTTTCCAAAAAAGTACGTAGATGCCGTTTTTGGAGAGAAGGAGAGGACCGACGCCGTCAAAGCAGTCCTCTCCTCAAAGAAGGGGGTCTTCCTTTCGGGGAAAGCAGGGACCGGAAAGACCTTTGCCTGCATTCTAAAGATAGCACTTCTTGTGAAGCTCTACAAGGTCAACCTTCCCCTCTTCATGCCCCTGCAGAACTTGGGAGACGTTTTTGAGTACAAGAAACTAATCTGGGAGTACGATTCATTTCTGGTTGACGACCTCAACCCTAACTTGGGAGAGTGGGAGAGAAAATTAGTAATTGAAACCATTTACCATGCTTACAACGAGAACAAGCTCCTTTTCGTAACGTCAAATGCAGGTTTTAAGACAGTAGCCCACTTTCTCAAAGAGGAACCCCTCGTTTCAAGACTTTTGGAAATGTGCGAGGTAAGAACAGTTAAAGGTGAGGATTTGAGGGTCAAACGCCGTCCATAG
- a CDS encoding winged helix-turn-helix domain-containing protein — MKSSEIFILMDRLKVFQLNELVDKLIEDWGFLGKSYIKTRVQSEVYGWVRYGIVVKVNDDPPVFALKEYADNWREYYSGVKTCPVCGKKFLSRRGKQDRYCSARCRERARARRRKTQVRKNVRRYYRGADSTAENYRKPWTEKEIEFLKENYGKLTQKEIAKRLGRTVPAVKAKVKELSLKAR; from the coding sequence ATGAAATCCTCTGAAATATTTATCCTGATGGACAGGCTGAAAGTATTCCAGCTTAACGAATTGGTGGACAAACTGATTGAGGATTGGGGCTTTTTGGGAAAGTCCTACATAAAAACAAGAGTTCAATCTGAGGTCTACGGATGGGTCAGGTATGGAATAGTGGTCAAAGTGAACGATGATCCTCCGGTCTTTGCCCTGAAAGAGTATGCCGACAACTGGAGGGAGTACTACAGCGGAGTTAAAACCTGCCCCGTGTGCGGGAAAAAGTTCCTGTCAAGAAGGGGAAAGCAGGACAGGTACTGCAGTGCAAGGTGCAGGGAGAGGGCAAGGGCAAGGAGGAGAAAAACGCAGGTGAGGAAGAACGTCCGCAGATACTACAGGGGAGCCGACTCAACGGCCGAAAACTACAGAAAGCCCTGGACTGAAAAAGAAATTGAGTTCCTTAAAGAGAACTACGGGAAGCTGACACAAAAGGAAATAGCAAAAAGGCTCGGAAGAACAGTTCCAGCCGTTAAGGCAAAGGTAAAGGAGCTGTCTCTAAAAGCAAGATAA
- a CDS encoding AAA family ATPase, which yields MKTHVQKAIEKTVQTLFQFYHERKEPLHGAVWGEWMSGKTKAALKIKKADPTVKYMKFPERRITDSQFVAQVALAIGLPPKRSFLETLDLIKDAINYKKLTFTIIIDESQRLFEKKRFLSILKDITEELEYPGGLIFIFLGDRNLTKFLYNDYHSLVKRIIVRKQVSPIDRDTVETLLKKHGYSTKGSETLTKLLKKEGITTGELDIALHLARKKSVEELNGETLRVFLEAAVGGVR from the coding sequence ATGAAAACACACGTTCAGAAAGCCATCGAAAAGACAGTCCAAACACTCTTTCAATTTTACCACGAAAGGAAGGAGCCCCTGCACGGTGCAGTGTGGGGAGAGTGGATGAGCGGAAAAACAAAAGCGGCCTTAAAAATCAAAAAAGCCGACCCTACCGTAAAGTACATGAAGTTTCCGGAGAGAAGAATCACGGATTCCCAGTTTGTAGCCCAAGTTGCTTTGGCCATAGGATTACCTCCCAAAAGGAGCTTTTTAGAAACCCTCGACCTTATAAAGGATGCAATAAACTACAAGAAATTAACCTTCACAATCATAATTGACGAATCCCAGAGGCTCTTTGAGAAAAAAAGGTTTCTATCAATCCTCAAGGACATAACAGAGGAACTTGAGTATCCTGGAGGATTGATATTCATTTTCTTGGGGGATAGGAATCTCACAAAATTTCTCTACAACGATTACCACTCCCTCGTAAAGAGGATAATAGTAAGGAAGCAGGTGTCTCCAATAGACAGAGATACAGTTGAAACCCTCCTCAAAAAGCACGGATATTCAACAAAAGGCTCTGAAACCCTGACAAAGCTCCTCAAAAAGGAAGGAATAACAACAGGGGAGTTGGACATAGCCCTCCACCTTGCAAGGAAAAAGAGCGTAGAGGAGCTCAACGGCGAAACTTTAAGGGTCTTTCTTGAAGCGGCAGTTGGAGGAGTAAGATGA